CAGTTACGCGTCTTCATATCGATGAGCTTGGAAGATTCATGTATGTGTTTCTTGCGTTTGGTGCGAGCGTAAATGGGTTTCCTTTCATGCGCAAAGTTGTTGCCGTCAACGGTACGTTTCTTAATGGTAAATACAAAGGGACGCTACTCACAGCACTAGCTCATGATGGTAACTTTCAGATTTTTCCAATAGCCTTCGCAGTGGTTGACACTGAAAATGGTTTTTCGTGGCATTGGTTTTTTACGCAATTAAAACTTTTGATTCCTGACGACGAGGGTCTTGCGATAATCTCGGATTGGCATAACTCGATAGGGAAAGCAATTAGAAATGTGTATCCGTTAACTGCTAGGGGAATATGCACCTACCATTTATATAAGAACATATTGGGACGGTACAAAGGAAAAGATGTATTTTGTCTGGTGAAGAAAGCGGCGAGATGTTTTAGGATGTCTGACTTTACTACAATTTTCGAGGAGATTGAAGTGGTTACTTCTGCACTCCACGGCTACCTCCAAAGAGCTGATGTCCGACTGTGGACGCGTGTTCATTTCCCGGGCGAGAGGTACAATTTGATGACTACGAACATAGTGGAATCAATGAACAGAGCATTGTCTAATGCTAGAGGTCTTAACATTGTTCGAATATTAGAATCGATACGGGTTATGATGACCAGATGGCTTGCTGAACGGAGAGAGGATGCCAGATTACAGCCAACCACGCTTACGCGTGGTGTGGAGAAACTACTACATGTAAGTAAGTTGTAACAGTAAACATAAGTCAACCATTATAGTTCTTAAGTCAGCCTTTATATGTAATAAGTTAGCCATTTCACATTTATTCAATTTTTCTTAATAGGGTCGTGTAACTGCCTGCAGAGATTTGATGGTACAAAGGATTGATGATCATCACACTGAAGTTAAATATGGATCTTCTGGCAAGTATTTTAATGTTGTTAATTTAGAAGAGCGAAAGTGCACATGTCGGCGTTTCGACCGCGAGAAATTACCATGTGTACACGCAATCGCAGCTGCAGAGTACAACAATGTTTGTCGTATATCCCTGTGCAGTCCTTACTATAATAGTGCATATTTGGTGAGCGCATACGCTGAATCGGCCAGGCCGGCTGACTCAGCGCAACCTGTTCCAGAAATCGTGGCTAACCAACCGTGCTTGCCACCGTATATTCGTAAACAACCAGGAAGACCTAAGAAAAATAGGATGAAATCTGCTTTAGAAGTTGCACTTCAAAACAAACGTCCTAGGAAAGAACACACATGGTCTCGATGTAAACAGAGTGGACATAATACGAAAACTTGTCCAATGTAAGCAAGTGTTGTAGGGATTTTCATGTTTTTGTATTACGATTGGATTTTTGTTTTAATGTTTTTGGTATTACGGCTGGATTAAGGATTTTCATGATTTTGTATAACGGTTGGATTTTTGTTGAAAGTTTATGTATTACGGCTGGATTAGGGATTTTCATTTATTTGTATTACTGCTGGGTGTTTGTTTTCAAATGCAATTGTTATAATTCCATCCCAAAATAAGAAACGTCGCGAAGTCAATAAACGGCTGATTTATTGAATGAGTATGTATTACGGCTGAGTTATGGAATAACTTCCCGCCCAAAATAAGAAACGTCACGATACGAAAACCGTTTTACTATCAATAAATAAGGCACTTCTCGAACAATTATATGTTCAACTCTCTATTTCTTACACAATTGCTCTCTCTCTCTCTAAATCAATTTCACAGTAAATGGAATATTTCCCTCTTCTTGAATTGCCTGAAGAAATTCAGGCGTTGGTGGTTGAACGTGTGGCCCGTAACTCCTTCCAAGATCTCTATGGCCTCAAAGCATCGTCCAAGTCGATGAAGGCGTTAGCAGAGCAGCGTGGTGTATTCCATTTTTACGATCTGTTATCCGTTCCCTAGGAACTCAATATGTCTTCTTCGTTGTTGAAATCTTGCTACGCTGAGGGAAATCCAAGCACACTTTATATAAAGGGTGTACAGTTGTTCTTCTCATTCGGTCTTAAAGAAGAAGGGCTTTCTCTCATGAAGCGTGCATCAGATGCAGAATATAAGCGTGCTGTGTATACACACGCAATGACTCGAGCAATATTTTGGTGTGATGGGCAGTATTTTGCTGGTATTCCAAGAGAATCAGTTCAGAGGATAGGGAAACTAGTGCGATCTGTGAAATGGGGATGGGGTTTGTGGCATTCTAACGAGTTCCGCGAAAATAGGGCCCTGTTCATTTCAGCTTATCTTCCGTCGTTCTACAGTTGCCAATGTGCAACACATGTGGAGCGACAATGTCTCTACTTGTGGCACATTGATTTGACTAAGGATGACAACATGTGTGAGCGCTGTTTCTGGATCAAAGAGATTGGCATGTTCTTACGTGATTTTGAACCGATAAGCCTTATTAGGGACACAAGGAAGTGGTGAAGATGTAAAATCTATCGGAATCTTATATTTTTTATGTTCTTTGCTATGCCATTATGTATGTCTGACAACAAATTAATGTAATGAAAGCTTAGTTATTGTTTCTTTTGACTGAGTTATAGTTTAATTACGGCTGTGTTACTGTTTTATGACCGCTGAGTTATTGTTTTCAAGCAGACACATCATGCAAACATCAACAAACATCACGCAGAGTTATTAACAGCGTTATTAATTATGGCTGAGTTATTGTTTTATGACGGCTGATTTATTGTTTCTTTTGGCTGATTTAGAGTTGAATTATGACTCGGTTTATGTTTGAACACTAATTAAAATCGGTATTGCATCATATTTCTTAATTTACGTGCAGACATGTAAAACGTCAATTAAAAACGAACGGAGGGAGTAATAATTAGCCTCGATATTCTCATATCGTTGGCGGAGTTAAAGTATAAATTGACTTGATATTATAAAGACCTCGATATTTTCCACACGCGCCACCATTAATCGACAACTCAGTCCAATCAAGCAAGTGAAAACGTCCCATTAATAATGAAAGTGGGTGAGTGATAATCTACGTTGAGACTGAGTTATATTAACATTCACAGCTGAGTTTTGGCTATGTTTATTATGGCTGAATTATCGTACGTCCCATTAATAATGAAAGTGGGTGAGTGATAATCTACGTTGAGACTGAGTTATATTAACATTCACAGCTGAGTTTTGGCTATGTTTATTATGGCTGAATTATCATTAGTTTAATTACGGCTGTGTTTCGGTCACTTGTGGCTGGGTTTATGTTTAATTGATGGGGAGTTATCATTAGTTTACTTCACGGCTGAGTTACTTTAATACGTTAAGTCTGAATTACATAAAACATAGGCTGACTTATATGTACAAAACATTACTAAACAAAGAAGTAGTAGTAGAAAAGTAACGACATTCCAACCCCACAAGCAACCACATTCCTAAATCACCGACTCTGACTCATACATTCTTCTCCTTTTCCCTCAGAATCCGTCTTCATTACTTCAATCTCTTTCTCCAATCGAGTAACATTAAGTCTGAATTTCGAGATGTCTTTGTTCATGCCACTTATCAGTGACTTAATATCTTCAATCTCTTCAACCAAACACTCATCCGCCCATTTGAATAAATGTCTCTGTTTTCACCAATATAACCAGATCTAAGTATTACGTTACAGAACATGCGAAATAAGAACTAAAACGAACTTTATTATATCCTTTTCTGCAGTAATAGTACAATCTTCCTAGATTTGTAGCGGTTCCAGATGTAGATATGTAACAGGGTTCACCACACCAACATTGTTTCGGCGTTCTTCTTTCTGCATTCAAACGTCGTCTGTAAGAATTTCCTAAAACGCAGGATGAAGAAGACATTTTGATTCTCAAAACAATTTCAGAAACAAGATGGAATTAAATGGAATTAGGGTAAGTAAGAAGACGACATGATGAAACAACGACGTTTACTTTTTTCCTTTTTAAGTATTAAGAATATAATATTTAAATGTCTCGATATTGTAAATCCCTCGACACATGCGTGGCAGCTGTGTATTTCAAACTCTTAATAATTAGCCTCATTACTAGGTTTGAGCCGTATTTTCCACATGCGCCATAATTAATCGACAACTCAGTCCAATCAAGCAAGTGAAAACGTCCCATTAGAAATGTATTATATTAACATTCACAGCTGAGTTTTGGCTATGTTTTATAATGGTTGAATTATTATTAGTTTAATTAAGGCTGAGTTATTGTTACTTTAAGGCTGGGTTTATGTTTAATATGGCAGAATTATTATGTTTAATTAATATTCACAACTAAGTTACCTTATACGTTTTGGCTGAGTTAACTTAAAGTTGTCTCTGAGTTAACATTCACAGTTGAGTTACCTTATACGTCCTGGCTGAGTTATTCTAACAGAATTATATTTACATTATGGCTGAGTTATAATACTTAACATAAAAGAAATACAAATCGACATGTTTACATTCAGGAACCGAAATTATCAGGTTCAAAATACAGACAAGGCATCACTTTCAGAAACCAAAATTGTCAGGACCAAACTCTTCAAACATGTGGACGAGATCACGCCAAACTCTTAACATCCACGGAGGCTTGTCGCCTCCGTTTTTCCCAAGTTCTCTTCAAATGGCGCACCTGGCAACGAAATAGCGTTCTGGCCACAAGATTAAAATGTGTCTAAACTGTCGAATTATGCCTTCGATCCCACGTGTTTTTGCGCTACAACAAAAAAAAGATTACAAAACTGTTCAGAACACAAAATAAAAATAACTCAGCAACGTTATGCTGTCATTTTAAGTGGACAAACTGTTCTTATAGCGAGTTGAAGAAACCAACGTTCCTTAAAATGATCGGGAATGGCGCGGTATGTCGGCCAATCATGAACCCATCCTTCTGCAAGAATCGACGGGATGACGAGGGAGAGATCATTTAAAAATTTGAACCAGATAGTACTGATTGTGTCAAGCAATTCACCCGGACCAGGGTATAGAAGAATGAGGTTTTCACGATTTGCAGAGCTTAGTATCGCATTGACACTGTCCTCTAACATCGTTGAATAACCAGGAACAATCAGCATGACTTTTGATGGGGATAGAGAGATATTGTTTAGGTTTTTTCTAGAGAGAGAAAGGTGTAAGAGAGGAGACAATATATAGAGAGGTACGGAACGTCAAACGTCTCGAGTTAAAATTTCCCAAGAATCAGTTATTTTTTTTCCCGCCAAACGTCAAAATTAAGTTGCACTTTACGGCTGAGTTACTTTAACATTTATGGCTAACTTAATAATTGGGGTTTAGGGTTTAGGGTTGCTTTTTTGGGTTTTACGGTTTGGGATTTGGATTTATGGTGCAAGAAATATTATAAAAAAGACAAATTCATAATAAATAACCCAATAATAGTTTATGGTTTTGAAGTATGCTCACACCTTATATCTATCAGTTAAGTTTATGAGTGATTGTAAGACAACATATACCTCAAGATCATGATTGATTTTAAACTCGCAAATTCAATATATAAGACACATTCAGTTGATTATATATTCACTTCATATTTATAATTGGAGTTTCATTTTAACATTTTAAAGTATAAACATTTAATTTTTTTGATTCTAGGGTATGTTTGAGGTAAGGCTGAGTTATACTAATCGATACGACTGAGTTATATAAACATTTTTTTATTTTAGGGTATGTTTGAGGTAAGGCTGAGTTACACATATACGACACGACTGAGTTATAAAAACAATAAGACTGAGTCAAATACTTAATAAAGTACAAACTAACATAAGTCGAGTACAAAACAACAACAGAAGTCAAGTACAAAATAACAAACACAGGTTCAATTAGCCAGCAAACTGCTCATCACAAAATTTCCTCCTTCATCGAGGATCTTTGCTGCCATCTTCATCCGTAAACCTTGAATATTTTTATCGTTTATCTCATCAAACGTTACACCAAGTGCTAGACACTCCACAAACTTCAACGAATACACCTCACAATCGCCAATCTAGGTGTTTTGTGGATTGTATCTTTTGCTCCTCCTTCTGAATGAGAACTTCTTCTTACTAAGGGCTAAGATATTGGCAGGAATATGATCACTCAACATATAAGGAATCATGTGCGTCAGCGGTTTAAATGAATTTAGAATTCTCTGCTCACTTTCGGGTGTTGCCTCTCCAAAGATTGAATCATAGCAATCAATCTTCTCCTTCTTCAGATCCACATGATACGCAACCCAGTGATTTCCGCCGGTTTGAAGACATCCGTACAAGTGATCTACATCTTCATACCACTACAAGTTTGTTGGACAGTGATCGGAAAGCTTACCCTTTAACATATCTTCATAACGATTGCCTTTGAAAATGAATATACTAGGTTTTATCTTGAAGTGAGTGAAATCGTGAATCAAAAATTTTGCCACCAAACATCAACGAAGGCAATCCGCTTGGACCAGAATGGAGTGGGATTTCGCATGGACCTTTTAATGAGGACGTTCAAATACGCAATGACATGCTACACAAATAATATTAACAAGTCAGCCGTGATATAATAAAAGAATACGTAAGCCAGCCGTAATATAATATATAACTCAGCCGTACTAAAAGAATATGTAAGTCAGCTGTAATCAAATATATAACTCAGCCGCAATATAATAAAATAAATATATAACTCAGCCGCACTAAAGACTTACATTATCAAACACCCATCCATATTCCTTTTCCGGCCACGGTCTTTCATGGATGAGTATGCTGTAGATGTCACCCTCATGATCAGCGGAGAGGACTGCTGGTTTATCTGCTGGTGCTGGTGGTTTGGGTGGAATTCCCTTAATGTGTTCCATCAGGTTTTCGAGTAGCACCGGATCAACAGGTGCTAGAGGGTCATATATTATTGATGAAGGAGTAACATTCTTCCTCATGCACGTCGTTCCATTCTCTCCTACGTACGGAAAAACTGCTGGTGAAGAAACTGCCGTCTTTGAAAACCCTTTTGGAGATAACTGAACACTTTTCTCCCGATATTCCTTAATTATGGCAGATCTAACCAGTTCAAATCTCTCGACGTCAGACTCCGGCGCGAATTCGTTCGCTTCCCCAACAACTTCGTCAGTCACATCAGCAAATACACTGTCCTCTCCAGATTTTTGTACACCGGCAGCGGTGGAGTCACCTTTTTCTTCTTTGAATCAGCCTATTTTTGCCCAGCCTCTTGTTTCTTCTTTAACTCTGCCTCTTTTTTCTTAGCCTGAGCCTCTTTTTTCTTAGCCTCAGCCTTCTCCTTCCTCTTCAACGCAGCATCTACCTGCTCTGCTTTTTTCTTATCAGCGGCATCCTCATCCTTAACAGTACGCTTGCCCCTTTAGCCGCATCCATAGGCTGGAACCTTAGCATCCTTATCATCCTTAGTAGCCTTTGAAGGAGAAACTACTACGAAATCAATATGTTGACTATCAAGATAAGTAGCTTTAGCGACACTACCAAACTCCTCAGCCAAAGTCCTTTTCACCCCTGATTTCTTATCAAGCTCTTTCGCCAAATTCTTTTTCGGTCCAAAAACCTTACCAAAAGTCGCAGCTAACGCTGGACTATTGACAGAGTTATGCTGCGTATGAACCCGCGGTGATGCCAACGATAAAGATTTATCTGCTGATGGTGGAGAGGGGTTATCATTGTTTTCGGGAATTTTCCCAACTCCCAGAACTTGCAGACGCTCCTCCAGTAAAGCTTTCACCCTGTCATCAATGGTCTTTTGGTCCATCAATGGTCTGTTCTGGTCTAACTCGTAAGCTTCCAACCGTGAGTCAAACTGCTCAAATTTCCTGGAAATATTATCAAGAGTACTCACAATGGTCATCAGAGTCGCTTTGTTCTCCAACTCCAAATCTTTGCTACCTTCCTTCTCGCTAGAACCCTTTCCCGCAGCAGCAGCTTCAGACTCATTCTGTGTTTTAACTTTCTTCTGCTTCTTAGTGAGTGGCTCAGCTTCTGACGAAACTCCACTCTTCATTTTCTTCTTCTTCTCATTCCCCTTCCCATGCGCATTATCCTGCGTTATCCCATGCACTTCCCAAAAACCTTTTACAAATCTACCTGCATGTATGTATGTTATCAAGCTAACGAGTTGTGGGTCGTCAGGTTCACCCGGCCATTTAGGAAACATCTCTTCAATTCAGTCCCTTAAAACCATTCTCCTCACACGCACCTGCAACACCAGGTTATAATTAAACTCAGCCACCAAAATAACACACAACTCAGCCATCAAATATAATAAATCAGCCATAAAAAAAACTAAGAACTAAGCGTTAAACCTTAACTCGGCATGCTCTTTGATTTCGGCAGCCAACAAGTTATCAAAACTTGCACGTGTACGCTTTCCACCCCATCGTAAAAGCGGAACGTCTTCATTATTCACCACCCTCCCAAAATTCTCACCGAAGTAGGCGACGGATTCATACGCCCAAATCAATAACGCGACGGTCATGCCGCTTATTGTGTATGACCCTCCTTCTGGAGCCAACGTTTTAATAGAGTCAATGAGAACTTCGTATGCAGTCGGACCCCATGGATATGACCCCATGGCTTCATCGTCGAATACCCTTATTGCACTTTCAAAAGGTATCCTTGAATTGTGATGCAAACAATTGACTCCCATGGCTTGAAGAAGTAGCAGCCCCAACAACTTACGCTTACGCTTTTCAAAACTCCAAAGCGGACAGAACGCTAATGCTTCCTTCAGTTCATCTAACTTGGGTCCCATCCCAAGCGGCGCCTTCAACTCCTCCCAAAACTCTTTGTATTGATCAGATTTAAACCTTTCTGTTGGCAATGGACCTGTGTTTAACCCAGTGATCTCACCAAACTCGAGCAAGCTAAACATGATAGTATCATCAACCACGAGACACCATATCTCCTTCTTATGTACTCGCAGCTGTCTACATAGTAGATAGTGTACGGTCCTACCAGACCATATGCTTTCGCGTCCAGCTAGTCTAGCAACTACTCCAATGGGAGAGTTCACCAGTTCTTCCCACACATCAATTCCAATTGTTTCTCTAATGTGGGGGAAATTTCCTGGACGGAAATTTTGATTAATTTCTTTTTTTCCCAGGTTAGAAGACCCTTCAGGGTAAAGTCTTGGAGGGTAATCCCGTGATTTAACTTCAGCAACATCCATCTGATCATATAACCAAACAATAAATCAGCCACAAGATAACAATAACACATCCGTACAATAACAATAACTCAGCCACAAAATGTTTGAATAACTCAGCCACAACATAACTGTAACTCAGCCACAACATAAAAGTAACTCAGCCACAACATAACATTAACTTAGT
This genomic interval from Brassica oleracea var. oleracea cultivar TO1000 chromosome C2, BOL, whole genome shotgun sequence contains the following:
- the LOC106324172 gene encoding uncharacterized protein LOC106324172 gives rise to the protein MTEQEKSNENDCSEVEASEVQSRDENYSGSCDGCSLEKEQEDNENNDCSSNMEGEIHDVVREDEIGKENEEDDEFESRFDMFYDSNGASSEDDNFSSYGESPTENEDSPTLPPKKRYQNFSMSGPKGNLEVLQLEMSSIDLAVGQRYESKDDLERRLKLLTVRYRFDFDVETSTPTSYVVKCWVDGCLWRVRAFTQGESPTFYVRIYDSNHTCPCTERSNRSRQATPDILGELYKNFLGDVGPAVRLTSVGIAITKQCGVKMDYWKSHQTLKFAREIDEGTPMCGFESLPSYLYMIRRANPSTVTRLHIDELGRFMYVFLAFGASVNGFPFMRKVVAVNGTFLNGKYKGTLLTALAHDGNFQIFPIAFAVVDTENGFSWHWFFTQLKLLIPDDEGLAIISDWHNSIGKAIRNVYPLTARGICTYHLYKNILGRYKGKDVFCLVKKAARCFRMSDFTTIFEEIEVVTSALHGYLQRADVRLWTRVHFPGERYNLMTTNIVESMNRALSNARGLNIVRILESIRVMMTRWLAERREDARLQPTTLTRGVEKLLHGRVTACRDLMVQRIDDHHTEVKYGSSGKYFNVVNLEERKCTCRRFDREKLPCVHAIAAAEYNNVCRISLCSPYYNSAYLVSAYAESARPADSAQPVPEIVANQPCLPPYIRKQPGRPKKNRMKSALEVALQNKRPRKEHTWSRCKQSGHNTKTCPM